GTGCTCCGTTAGTAATGCATTTGGACTGCAAACTTTGAGAGAAGTCTGAATTATTTCAGATACTCTGTCGGTGTCTTTTCGGGTGGAAACGCAATAGCCAGAACTATTTCCTTCTCTCGCGTGCCATTTGTGAGTCAGAGGAAGGAACGTTCAGCACCAAGTTACAGGAAAGCGCCCTGGTCATTGCGTCCTGAAGTGGAGTGGACCAAGCTTTTCGAAGTTATAATGGCCATAAACGTACCTGTCACTAATGTATTGTTTGTGAGAGTATTCGCCCAAAAGAGTTTTAAGTAGACCACAGCTGTATTTGCTTGAGGTGAAAACTAACTCTTGACTGTTGGTTCATAGGTCAACTCTATTAAGGGATTTTCTATTTTGACAAAAAGTCAAATTCAGTTTTTCTAATACCATTAGTTTCCACTGTTGGAGTAACTTCAACCATTCATTAATTCATGAGTGGTTGTAAGGCGACTTTGAATTACAGAACAAGTAAAAAGACTTGGAACACTTTACACAACAGCAGGTAAGCCTATAATGTATTGCCTGAAAGCCattgtatatcagaccgtataccacgggtatgacaaaacatttatttttactgttctaataacGTTGGTAACcattttataatagcaataaggcacctcagggttttgtgatatatggacaatataccacggctaagggctgtatccaggcacttgtGCAtatgaacagcccttagctgtggtatattggccatatgccacaccccctcgggccttattgcttaattatactgCTATAATGCATTGTAGGGCTTGTCTTAAGCATGTATAACAGGCCTTATAATGTTTTATTATAATCTCATAATGATCCTGACTAAATAAAAGCCATGTTGAGTTGACAATTGActgtttgtgcacaaatttgtttacatcaccgttagtgagcattttatccttagtcaagataatccatccacctgataggtgtggcatatcaaggagctgattaaacagcatgatcattacacagttttgtcacacaacacaatgtcacagatgtctcaattcttgagggagcgtgcaattggcatgctgactgcaggaatttccaccagagcttttgccagagaatttaatgttaatttctcaaccataagccgcctccaatgtcgttttagagaatttgatagtacatccaaccagcctcacaaccacagaccacgtgtaaccacgccagcccaggacctccacatctcgcttcttcacctgcaggatcgtccgAGGGGGAGGGGTAGGGGTGTTGAGGagaatttctgtctgtaataaagcccttttgtagggAAAAACTCATCTTTAttagctgggcctggctcccgaGTGGGtcgacctggctcccaagtgggtgggcctatgctctccaaggcccacccatggctgcgcccctgcccagtcatgtgaaatccatagattagggcattatttatttatttcaaatgactgatttccttatatttactgtaactaattagaatctttgaaattgttgcatgttgcgtttatattgttgttcattATATAATGGAATGAACAGGGATCAAGCACCTACTGGTCCTCCGCGATGGtaaccctttgtgtgtgtgtgtgtgtgtgtgtgtgtgtgtgtgtgtgtgtgtgtgtgtgtgtgtgtgtgtgtgtgtgtgtgtgtgtgtgtgtgtgtgtgtgtgtgtgtgtgtgtgtgtgtgtgtgtgtgtgtgtgttttagctaGTTTGATGGGCTCTGGAGATCACAGACGCAGCCTAGTGGAGATCCTGAGGCAGGGCTATGAGGGGCCAGAGGAGGAGTCCAGGGCCCTAGTGGAGCTGCAGAAGAGCCTGGGGGCCTCACAGTCACAGGGCCGCCCAATGAAGATGGCAGCACGTCCCCAAAATGTGAGTACAGCTCCTCTGGCATCTGGTGTGGTGTGTTGACCCATTAGGGGCAGCAGTAGGCAACCACAACTTTAGTGCTGGGCTGGGACAAAAGCCTGACCTCACTGCATCCCTCTAGACCAGGAGTGAATAATATTATTATATGTAATAGATTGTCAAATATTCCATAATGTGATGAATTAATGCAGGGCAAAGGCCGGCCCGGGGGCTGTATGCAGCCCGCGAACTGATTCAATACAGCCCgcggaatcatgctcagatcacatgaagaatttgcgatagtaaagttaatttttttaaatttgttattcaaattaaaagcccaatgaatactcGCCTTTGTGTAATTATTTAACTCACACcgcttgtgggacatttattttgaaggcacgtataaataacaactgcacgaggacagacagtgactgacaggtTGACAGACAtgtcacagttacaaatagtagctaCCTAGAAATTGAGCAAAAATGAGTTTttcaaagataaaaaaaaaaaggaaagtagacaatgaatgtagggtgttccagcaagagtggacatCTAAATATGTCTTTAttgaggtatcagggaaagctgtgcgcttagtgtgcaaagagagcatcGCTGTCTTGAAAGACCACAACTTCTCCTGACACTTCCAGACAAAGCATGtagagaaatataggaatatgtcttctgagcagaCGGCAAGTGCATCGAAAGAGTTGTTTTCacagttgcaaaagcagcaaggacttttcacaaaactgcattcagcaTACGACGGAATTGCGAGAGCTAGCTTTGTACTgtatacaaatacctaggtgtctggctagactgtaaactctccttccagactcacattaagcatctccaatccaaaattaaatctacaaTCGTCTTCCTATTTcgtaacaaagcatccttcactcatgctgccaaacataccctcgtaagtctgactatcctaccgatcttgacttcggcgatgtaatttacaaaatagcctccaacactctactcagcaaattggatgcagtctatcacagtgccatctgttttgtcaccaaagccccatatactacccaccactgcgacctgtatcctctcgttggctggccctcgcttcatattcgtcgccaaacccactggctccaggtcatctataagtctttgctaggtaaagccccgccttatctcagctcactggtcaccatagcagcacccacccgtagcacacgctccagcaggtatatttcactggtcacccccaaagccaattcctcctttggccgcctttccttacagttctctgctgccaatgactggaacgaattgcaaaaatcactgaagctggagactcatatctccctcactaactttaagcatcaaaTGTCAGATCAACTcgcagatcattgcacctgtacatagcccatctgtaaatagcccatccaactacctcatccccatattgttattttttttgttgctcctttgcaccctagtatctctacttgtacattcatcttctgcacatccgtcactccagtgtttaattgctaaattgtaattacttcgccactacggcctatttattgccttacctccctaatcttacctcatttgcacacactgtatatagattttttctattgtgttattgactgtttatcccatgtgtaactctgtgttgtttttgtcacactgctttgctttatcttggccagttcgcagttgtaaatgagaacttgttctcaactggcctacctggttaaataaaggtgaaatatatattgtttaaaaaaaatagtccCACAAAATTTCTAAACATAGCAAGCCATTCGCTGAGGGCGAATTCAttaaagaatgtttaattgactgcagcaatactttgcccCGACAAGAAAGAACTGTTTAAAATGTTTCCGTGTTAAGACAAACAGTGACACGGCGTGTTGTGGACATCGCAGAGAATATGAAAAGACaagttgaaagacaaggtaaatgtggatttccctcaactgcaagataaagaatggatgagacaagactgtaactatcaattagggagaaaaaggggtaaaaaatatatacttaaacaaagtctgatgggcattgactagacaTTGTGTCAGGAAGCAGTGCGGCTATCCTGCACATAGCAacatcagaaactatacctgacttacagtcttgtctcatcgctgcaacttgtgagaggtgaaggtcgagagccatgcatcctccgaagcactgcttcttgacacaatgcctgcttaacccagaagccagccacaccaatgtgtcggaggaaacactgtacacctggcgactgtgtcagcgtgcatgcgcccggcccaccagtcactagagtgcgatgggacaaggacatccctcccggccaaaccctcccctaacccggaagacgctgggccaattgtgcgcctccctatgggtctcccggttgtggtggctgtgacagagcctggactcgaaccaggttctctagtggcacagctagcactgtgatgcagtgccttagaccactgcgccactcgggaggctacgtctcacactgattgagtagtttaaatgtaatgttgagctcactctctttcttgtgtttttgtgcatacccgttaacatgagttctgtccgtggtgctgaatgcatagtgtacttttccctccgtgtagttcattgcatgtttaataatgaaaatttCTACCAAAAGGAGAAGATGGATGTGGTTTATTTGTGTGCATgtaaaaaaagtaaaataagtagcatatctggacgtgatttacagttgatatatctgtcaacacagtcatacacatgatgtataatcctgtaatatgattctggcccgcgatggaaaaaatatattctaatgtggccctccatggaaaataattgcccaggcctggATTAATGGATTCTATCCAATACTTAATTGCCAAATTTACCCTTATCtcactctctcgctttctctctctctccctgtctctctctatagggCAGTGAGATTCCCCTGGAGGACCTGCTATCTCTGTGTGGGTATGAGGTGTCTGATCCCCTCCTGCAGCAGGACAGGGAGCCCAACGAGCTAGCAGCCAGTCTGCCTGACATGACACTGGACAAGGTGAGACCTGGGTATAACTAGACATACCTGAGACTGGagtaatccacagataaaactgTAAACACAGCCAGGAAAGCATTGCAGAAGGGGTGAACAACTCAGGCCCTCCAGTTCCAGTCTGGctgatttttgtttttgttttgtttcttcgTAGTACTTAATTGATTAATTTGTTagtaaatcaaatctaattttatttgtcaaatgctccGAAAGCTTACGTACGACCTTAgtcaacaatgcagagttttttaaaaagtaaaaaaaaagtaaaataaactgAAGGAAAAATAGTAGCATAATAACGAGGATATATGCAAGTGgcccggtaccaagtcaatgtacgggttagtcgaggtaattgggGTAATATGTTCATGTAGGTAGGTGTAAAGTGACTATATATAGAAAATAAATAGAGTAGCatcagcatgtgtgtgtggtgtcaatatGCCTGTGTctttgtccgtgtgtgtgtgtgttggagtgtcagtgtagtatgtgtgggtgtgtggttagagtccagtgagtgtacatcAAGCCTGTGCAAGAGAGTCATTGCATATACAGTGCATCGAGAAAGTATTCAGgatccccttgactttttccacattttcttgtttcagccttattctaaaattgattcaatagttttttcccctcttatCAATcttaatgacagagcaaaaactgttttttgcaaatgtataaaaataaaaaaaacaatagaaatataacatttacataagtattcagaccctttacttagtactttgttgaagcacctttgtcagcgatttctgccttgagtcttcttgggaatgacgctacaagcttggcacacttgtatttggggattttctcccattcttctctgctgatcctctcaagctctgtcaggttggatggggagcgtcactgcacagctattttctagtctctccatagatgttcgatcaggttcaagtctggcctcaggctgggccattcaaggacattcagagacttgtcccgaagccactcctgctttgtcttggctgtgtgcttagagtagTTGTCCTGTTAGGTGAACCTTCGagccagtctgaggtcctgagcgctctggagcagattttcatcaaggatctgtctgtactttgctctgttcatctttcgcttgatcctggctagtctcccagcccgccgaaaaacatccacacagaatgatgctgcaaccaccatgcttcaccgtagagatggtgccaggtttcctccagacgtgacgattggcattcaggccataaagttcaatcttggtttcatcagaccagagaatcttgtttctcatggtgtggGAGTCCTTTAGGTAATTTTTGccaaaactccaagcgggctgtcatgtgccttttactgaggagtggcttccgtctggccgctctaccatcacggcctgattggtggactgctgcagagatggttgtcctggaaGGTTCTTTCATCTCCACAgagctggagctctgtcagagtgaccatcgggttcctggtcacctccctaaccaaggcccttctcccctgattccTCAGTTTGGCcagtcggccagctctaggaagagtcttggcggttccaaacttcttccatttatgaataatggaggccactgtgttcttggggaccttcaatgctgcagaaatgttttggcacccttccccagatctgtgcctcgacacaatcctgtctctgggctctactgacaattccttcgacttcatggctgtgggaccttatatagacagcagtggcggtcagtgccatttatgatgagggaggaatatttattttcatgagcatggccttatttctattacaataCACCAGCTCAATGTagcattgataggtttaggctactacatgatccTCAAATtctccctatacccatcatgagtttgctacaacctagcctatgaatgaaattttacaacgtaggtgcacacaggtccaGAGAGAAatttgagatgacagacagtgacacattgacagacagtgactttcaatactgccttgcacactcttgcctgcatctagcttatctaggttgtaatcattagtccaacagttgcaaacgagagtttcaattgaacaaattattttttatccctgtttcgattgcttccgtttaagaaacgtttttcaacagaatcggtggaatgaatacacccctgatcacgcatAAACACAGTTCACGTTCATAGCATTGTTATTCCTTCTCGCCTCTATGCACgcccctcctctcaccttttcccttcgtttgtggacttcaatgaacaacacatcagctgtatgtgaccaggctaaaaaaaaactttccaaggctaaaaaaaaactttccaagccaaaccatctACATTGTTGTCCTCATATTAGCTAATCATGCAGTAATgttacagtgtatagtcagtaagcagttacaccggcgggccccagtggcaataaattaataaaaccaaaagcttaccttgacttggaagagttccagtgttgtgttggatagtcatagccagctagctaacatagcatccctctgtttgagccaggtgtttgagtagctaaactagccagctgcatttgctagctaagtaagtgaaactgaaagtgaagaAAAATgacacatgctctctctctctctctctctctctcttgcttctccttcattttttaagaaatgtatttgttgaaaactgttcaactattgtctttctctcactttgagtcaactactcacctcttcatgttatgcactgcagtgctagccaGCTGTAGCtaatgctttcagtactagattcattctctgatcctttgattgggtggacaacatgtcagttcattgctgcaagagctctgataggttggaggaagtcctccggaagttgtcataatttactgtgtaagtctatggaagggggtgagaaccaagtGCCTCCTagtttttgtattgaagtcaatgtaccatgaccagcctttcaaagcatttcatggctacagatgtaagtgctacggggcgatagtcatttaggcaggttaccttggcgttttTGGGCACATGGcctatggtggtttgcttgaaacatgtagatattacggactgggtcagggagaggttaaaaatgtcagtgaagacacttgccagctggtcagcgcatgctctgagtatgcgtCCTGGTAATCATTCTTgctctgcggccttgtgaatgttaacctgtttaaaggtcttactcacatcggctatggagagcatgatcacacagtcagtgctctcatgcatggttcattTAGCTattctggtaggctcgcgtcactggacggttcgtggctgggtttccatttgtaatccgtgatagtttgctagccttgccacatccgacaagcattAGAGCTGTTGTAggaggattcaatcttagtcatgtattgaagctttgcctgttagATGGTTCGTCGTAGGGCGTAGCGGGATGTTGCCTggaatccatggcttctggtttggatatgtacgcacggtcactgtggggatgatgtcctCGATGCACGGATGTGGTATAATTGGTTATTGGTGCACCCACCTGGTTTTCCAAGCAGAAATCAATCACTAGTTAAAAGGCAAGAAGGAAAACCAGCATAGAGTACACTGTGATTGTCGAGGAGCTATGCAGTTCTGCATTCAAGAGCATTATAGGATACTTGTTCTGGCGTTGACATGATGTCTATTGATTCTTGTATGAGTAATTATGACTTGGCCCTTAAGGAATTGAGTTAAGATGGGCTCTTGATGCCCTGTCTAGTCTACAAACACTCAGAAAACATGAAAAATACTAAATCATGTTTATGTATCATAAATTCCATTAAAGAGTGTGATGCTTAGAGAAGGTAGTGAACTATTCCATTGAGACAGTAATGGACTGTTCCATTCTTCCAGGACCAGATTGCTAAAGATCTGTTCTCAGGAGAGGATGAAAAGGAGTCATCAGCTGATgacctcactctctctgtcacctcccaTTCCTCTGACCTCCTCTTCCGCCGCCACCTAAGAGGTATGACCAATAATGTCATATAGAGTattagggctgtgacgataccagTATTGCAATATCTTTTTCAATGGCAAAAATGAAAATCACCTGTATtgaaagcacctgctttcaatatactttgtatccctcatttactcaagtgtttcctttattttggcagttacctttaTATAATGGGTATGACACACTTCTACTTTTGGAGCACAGCTACCACTTCCCACCCACCCAGCTCACCACTCAGGAGAATCCCCTTCTTATCATATCAcatcaatatatttttttaatggccTGAGGGCCCCTTTATGCCAAAACTAATTTGTTGTACCTTGAAGTTGTTAACTGGTGGTGTTATGAGAATGCTAcatattgatgtaataaatgttcCCATGTGCCAGCCCATTCCATGGCAGATGGAGACAAAGGCACCTTCGGCAGCTCCTCAGAAGATGTCTCAGATGATGATGACGACAACACCTCCATTCCATCCAATGATGAACGCAAGGTGAGACACTGGGGCCTACTGAACAGAGCTCAAATATTCTACAATTACTATTTAGGGAAATATAACAACCTGTTTTCTGTAGTGCCTTTGTGACTGACACTGTGGTTGTTATTTTTCCAGGACATCATGGTGGGCTCAATGTACCAAGCCAAAATCCCTCCTCTCAGCCCATACTCATACCAGGAGAGAGGTAACCCCCAATTGACCCTTTCAGAATCAGTGTACATTTTGGATTAGTGTGTTGACACTTTGCCTCAGTCTCACACACATCCTTATACCTGTGTCTCTATcactatctctccatctcctgtTCCCAGTCTATGAGAATGAGGACCAGCTCCTGTGGACCCCAGACATGTTGCCAGGCCAGGCTGTAAAGGAGTTCCTGCTAAGTGCCCAGAGACGGGGAGGCCAGGACGGGGCTGTAGACACCCTCATCAACGGGGACATAATCAAAGACAATGAACAAGTAATGTAGTGGGTTGGgtcatttactttatgttcgtattcttatcttttattacagttgaagtcggaagtttacatacaaaaaaatccctgtcttaggtcagttaggatcaccactttattttagaatgtgaaatgtcagaataatagtagagagaatgatttattttagcttttatttctttcatcacattcccagtgggtcagaagattacatacactcaattagtatttggtagcattgcctttcaattgtttaacttgggtcaaacggtttgggtagccttccacaagcctcccacaataagttgggtgaattttggcccattcctcctgacagagctggtgtaacttagtcaggtttgtaggccccttgctcgcacacactttttcagttctgcccacaaatgttctataggattgaggtcaaggctttgggatggccactccaattcaTTGACATTGTAGtccttgccacaactttggaagtatgcttggggtcattgtccatttggggtcattgtcattgtccatttggaagatccaccCGGTTGGAATGGttttcttcggtttgcaagcctccccctttttcctccaaacataacgatggtcattatggccaaacagttctatttttgtttcatcagaccagaggacatttctccaaaaagtacgatctttgtccccatgtgcagttgcaaaccgtagtctggcttttttatggcggttttggagcagtggcttcttccttgctgagcggcctttcaggtaatgtcgatataggactcgttttattgtggatatagatactttttcctccagcatcttcacaagattctttgctgttgttcagggattgatttgcacttttcacaccaaagtatgttcatctctaggagacagaacgcgtctccttcctgagcggtatgacggctgcgtggtcccatggtgtttatagttgcgtactattgtttgtaaagatgaatgtggtaccttcaggcgtttggaaattgctcccaaggatgaaccagacttgtggaggtctgcaatttttttctgaggtcttggctgatttctttggatttttccatgatgttaagcaaagaggcattaagtttgaaggtaggccttgaaatacaggtacacctccaattgactcaaatgatgtcagaagcttctaaagccatggcataattttctggaattttccaagctgtttaaaggcacagtcaacttagtgtatgtaaacttctgacccactggaattgtgatacagtgaattataaattaagtaatctgtctgtaaacaattgttgggaaaattacttgtttcatgcacaaagtagatgtcctaaccga
This genomic window from Salvelinus namaycush isolate Seneca chromosome 8, SaNama_1.0, whole genome shotgun sequence contains:
- the LOC120052449 gene encoding mesoderm induction early response protein 2-like, encoding MGSGDHRRSLVEILRQGYEGPEEESRALVELQKSLGASQSQGRPMKMAARPQNGSEIPLEDLLSLCGYEVSDPLLQQDREPNELAASLPDMTLDKDQIAKDLFSGEDEKESSADDLTLSVTSHSSDLLFRRHLRAHSMADGDKGTFGSSSEDVSDDDDDNTSIPSNDERKDIMVGSMYQAKIPPLSPYSYQERVYENEDQLLWTPDMLPGQAVKEFLLSAQRRGGQDGAVDTLINGDIIKDNEQALYELVKCSFNAEEALRRMRFNVKVFSEELCAWSEEECRNFEHGYRVHGKNFHLIQANKVRTRSVGECVEYYYMWKKSDRHEYFTQQTTKLGRKKYSLQSGSMEDGEQDGEVGEMEGCSQIQPPSHPPVIDLDKQEEEGRPRRRRTPRFLLKP